From the Rhodoferax sp. WC2427 genome, one window contains:
- the leuD gene encoding 3-isopropylmalate dehydratase small subunit has translation MQKFTIHTGLVAPMDRENVDTDAIIPKQFLKSIRKTGFGPNLFDEWRYLDAGFPGQDPATRKPNPDFVLNQPRYAGASVLLARKNFGCGSSREHAPWALDQYGFRAIIAPSYADIFFNNSFKNGLLPIVLPEAQVAALFDACLAFPGYQLTVDLERQVVVKPQGEELPFEVQAFRKYCLLNGFDDIGLTLLHADKIKAFEAERLATKPWLAHTTLAGA, from the coding sequence ATGCAAAAATTCACCATCCACACCGGCCTGGTGGCACCGATGGACCGCGAAAACGTGGACACCGATGCCATCATCCCCAAGCAGTTCCTCAAGTCCATCCGCAAGACCGGCTTTGGCCCCAACCTGTTCGACGAATGGCGCTACCTGGACGCGGGCTTCCCCGGCCAGGACCCGGCCACGCGCAAACCGAATCCCGACTTCGTGCTGAACCAGCCGCGCTATGCGGGTGCCTCGGTGCTGCTGGCGCGCAAGAACTTTGGCTGCGGCTCCTCGCGGGAGCACGCGCCCTGGGCGCTCGACCAGTACGGCTTTCGCGCCATCATTGCGCCCAGCTACGCCGACATCTTCTTCAACAACAGCTTCAAGAACGGGCTGCTGCCCATCGTGTTGCCGGAGGCGCAAGTCGCCGCGTTGTTCGATGCCTGCCTGGCCTTCCCCGGCTACCAGCTCACGGTGGACCTGGAGCGCCAGGTGGTGGTCAAGCCCCAGGGCGAAGAGCTGCCCTTCGAGGTGCAGGCCTTCCGCAAATACTGCCTGCTCAACGGCTTTGACGACATCGGCCTGACGCTGCTGCATGCCGACAAGATCAAGGCCTTCGAAGCCGAGCGTCTGGCCACCAAGCCCTGGTTGGCGCACACCACGCTGGCAGGCGCTTAA
- a CDS encoding entericidin A/B family lipoprotein: MKHFTTLVAIAFALTLAGCNTMRGMGQDVQKAGEKIEGAASK, translated from the coding sequence ATGAAACACTTCACCACCCTGGTCGCCATCGCATTTGCCCTGACCCTGGCCGGTTGCAACACCATGCGAGGCATGGGCCAGGACGTCCAAAAAGCAGGCGAGAAAATCGAAGGCGCAGCGAGCAAGTAA
- the leuC gene encoding 3-isopropylmalate dehydratase large subunit gives MARTLYDKIWDEHVVHSEEDGTAILYIDRHLVHEVTSPQAFEGLRQAGRKVWRISSIVATADHNTPTTGWELGLDGITDLVSKEQITTLDANIKESGSAAYFPFMSKRQGIVHVIGPENGATLPGMTVVCGDSHTSTHGAFGALAHGIGTSEVEHVMATQTLLAKKAKNMLVRVEGTLPKGCGGKDIVLAIIGKIGTAGGTGYTIEFGGSAIRALSMEGRMTVCNMAIEAGARAGLVAVDEKTIHYVKGRLLAPTGAEFDAAAAYWRTLHSDPGAHFDAVVELDASQIIPQVTWGTSPEMVLGIDGHVPDPEKEKDSNKRLAIERALTYMNLQPGKALNDIFVDKVFIGSCTNSRIEDMREAAAVVKNLGQKIAKNIKLALVVPGSGLVKEQAEREGLDKIFIAAGFEWREPGCSMCLAMNADKLEPGERCASTSNRNFEGRQGAGGRTHLVSPAMAAAAAVHGHFVDIRQFS, from the coding sequence ATGGCACGCACCCTGTACGACAAAATCTGGGACGAACACGTCGTCCACTCCGAAGAAGACGGCACCGCCATCCTCTACATCGACCGCCACCTGGTCCACGAGGTCACCAGCCCGCAGGCCTTTGAAGGTCTGCGCCAGGCGGGCCGCAAGGTCTGGCGCATCAGCTCCATTGTCGCCACCGCCGACCACAACACGCCCACCACCGGCTGGGAGCTGGGCTTGGATGGCATCACCGACCTGGTGAGCAAAGAGCAAATCACCACGCTGGATGCCAACATCAAGGAATCCGGCTCGGCGGCGTACTTTCCGTTTATGTCCAAGCGCCAGGGCATCGTGCACGTCATCGGCCCGGAAAACGGTGCCACCCTGCCCGGCATGACGGTGGTCTGCGGCGACTCGCACACCTCCACCCACGGCGCGTTCGGCGCGCTGGCGCACGGCATTGGCACCAGCGAGGTCGAGCACGTCATGGCCACGCAAACCCTGCTGGCCAAAAAAGCCAAGAACATGCTGGTGCGCGTGGAAGGCACGCTTCCCAAGGGCTGCGGCGGCAAGGACATCGTGCTGGCCATCATCGGCAAGATCGGCACCGCGGGCGGCACTGGCTACACCATCGAATTTGGCGGCTCGGCCATCCGCGCCCTGAGCATGGAAGGCCGCATGACGGTCTGCAACATGGCCATCGAGGCCGGTGCCCGCGCCGGCCTGGTGGCGGTGGACGAGAAAACCATCCACTACGTGAAAGGCCGCCTGCTGGCTCCCACCGGTGCCGAGTTCGATGCGGCGGCGGCCTACTGGCGCACCCTGCACAGCGACCCCGGCGCGCACTTCGACGCGGTGGTCGAGCTGGATGCCAGCCAGATCATTCCGCAGGTCACCTGGGGCACCTCGCCCGAGATGGTGCTGGGCATCGACGGCCATGTGCCCGACCCCGAGAAAGAGAAAGACAGCAACAAGCGCCTGGCCATCGAGCGCGCGCTGACCTATATGAATCTGCAGCCCGGCAAGGCGCTGAACGACATCTTCGTGGATAAGGTGTTCATCGGCTCCTGCACCAACAGCCGCATCGAAGACATGCGCGAAGCCGCCGCCGTGGTCAAAAACCTGGGCCAGAAAATCGCCAAGAACATCAAGTTGGCGCTGGTGGTGCCCGGCTCCGGCCTGGTCAAGGAACAGGCCGAGCGCGAAGGCCTGGACAAGATCTTCATCGCCGCAGGCTTTGAATGGCGCGAACCCGGCTGCTCCATGTGCCTGGCCATGAACGCCGACAAGCTGGAGCCCGGCGAGCGCTGCGCCTCCACCAGCAACCGCAACTTCGAAGGCCGCCAGGGCGCGGGGGGCCGCACCCACCTGGTCAGCCCGGCCATGGCCGCCGCCGCCGCCGTGCACGGCCACTTTGTCGACATCCGCCAATTTTCTTAA
- a CDS encoding LysR family transcriptional regulator, which translates to MQPTERNFARRMDLTSLQLFVAVCELGSIGRAAEREFIAASAVSKRLSDLEATLGTPLLVRHARGVDLTPAGESLLHHARSMLYSLEKMQGELSEYAFGVRGHVRIHASISAVVQFLPEDLGAFCRAHPQVKIDLEEHLSSEVIRAVQEGAADLGICNTAGGVGSLQTKAYRQDNLVLIVPLGHVLSARAAIHFDETLDFDQVGLQANSSIYQAMHQAAAAQGRGIKLRIHVAGLDSMCRMIANGLGIGVMPQRAFELMHIPELTAVPLQDPWATRQFGLVARDFSTLPVTARLLLEHLTAT; encoded by the coding sequence ATGCAACCCACCGAACGCAACTTCGCCCGCCGCATGGACCTGACCTCGCTCCAGCTCTTCGTAGCCGTGTGCGAGCTGGGCAGCATTGGCCGCGCGGCGGAGCGCGAGTTCATTGCGGCCAGCGCCGTCAGCAAACGCCTGAGCGACCTGGAAGCCACGCTCGGCACGCCGCTGCTGGTGCGCCACGCCCGGGGTGTGGACCTGACCCCCGCAGGCGAAAGCCTGCTGCACCACGCCCGCAGCATGCTCTACAGCCTGGAGAAGATGCAGGGCGAGCTCAGCGAATACGCCTTCGGCGTGCGCGGCCATGTGCGCATCCACGCCAGCATTTCGGCCGTGGTGCAGTTTTTGCCCGAAGACCTGGGCGCGTTCTGCCGCGCCCATCCGCAGGTCAAGATCGACCTGGAAGAACACCTCAGCTCCGAAGTCATCCGCGCAGTGCAAGAAGGCGCGGCCGACCTGGGCATCTGCAACACCGCTGGCGGGGTGGGCAGCCTGCAAACCAAAGCCTACCGGCAAGACAATTTAGTGTTAATTGTGCCGTTAGGCCATGTGCTATCGGCGCGGGCAGCTATCCATTTTGATGAAACCCTGGATTTCGACCAGGTCGGCCTGCAGGCCAACAGCTCGATCTACCAGGCCATGCACCAGGCCGCCGCCGCCCAGGGCCGCGGCATCAAACTGCGGATCCACGTGGCCGGGCTGGACTCGATGTGCCGCATGATTGCCAACGGCCTGGGCATCGGCGTGATGCCGCAGCGGGCCTTTGAACTGATGCACATCCCAGAGCTCACCGCCGTGCCGCTGCAAGACCCCTGGGCCACCCGGCAGTTCGGGCTGGTGGCCCGCGATTTCTCGACGCTGCCCGTTACCGCGCGTCTGCTGCTCGAACACCTCACTGCAACCTAA
- the gltA gene encoding citrate synthase, protein MKLADNKATLSFSNGSPSVELPVYQGNVGPDVVDIRKLYAQTGMFTYDPGFLSTASCQSAITYIDGDKGELLYRGYPIEQLATGCDFMETCHLLLYGELPNPTQKADFTKLVTNHTMVNEQMQFFLRGFRRDAHPMAIMTGLVGALSAFYHDSTDITNPQHREIAAIRLIAKMPTLVAMAYKYTIGQPYMYPKNNLSYAGNFLHMMFATPCEEYVVSPVLERALDRIFILHADHEQNASTSTVRLCGSSGTNPFAAIAAGVACLWGPAHGGANEACLNMLTDIQKMGGVSKVGEFMEKVKDKNSGVKLMGFGHRVYKNYDPRAKLMQETCKEVLAELGLENDPLFKLAMALEKIALEDDYFVSRKLYPNVDFYSGIVQRAIGIPTPLFTAVFALARTSGWIAQLNEMIGDPEYKIGRPRQLFTGSEKRDVLPIATR, encoded by the coding sequence ATGAAGTTAGCAGATAACAAAGCCACTCTGTCGTTTAGTAACGGCAGCCCCAGTGTCGAACTCCCGGTGTACCAGGGCAACGTGGGCCCAGATGTCGTAGACATTCGCAAGCTCTACGCCCAGACCGGCATGTTTACCTACGATCCGGGCTTTTTGTCCACTGCGTCGTGCCAGTCGGCCATTACCTACATCGACGGCGACAAGGGCGAACTGCTCTACCGTGGCTACCCCATCGAGCAACTGGCCACCGGCTGTGACTTCATGGAAACCTGCCACCTGCTGCTGTACGGTGAATTGCCCAACCCCACGCAAAAAGCCGACTTCACCAAGCTCGTGACCAACCACACCATGGTCAACGAGCAGATGCAGTTCTTTCTGCGCGGTTTCCGCCGTGATGCCCACCCCATGGCCATCATGACCGGGCTGGTCGGCGCGCTGTCGGCTTTCTACCACGACAGCACCGACATCACGAATCCGCAGCACCGCGAAATCGCCGCCATCCGCTTGATCGCCAAGATGCCGACCCTGGTGGCCATGGCCTACAAGTACACCATCGGCCAGCCGTACATGTACCCCAAGAACAACCTGAGCTACGCAGGCAACTTCTTGCACATGATGTTCGCCACGCCGTGCGAAGAGTATGTGGTCAGCCCGGTGCTGGAACGCGCCCTGGACCGCATCTTCATCCTGCACGCCGACCACGAGCAAAACGCCTCCACCTCCACCGTGCGCCTGTGCGGCTCGTCGGGCACCAACCCGTTTGCGGCCATCGCCGCCGGTGTGGCCTGCCTGTGGGGCCCTGCCCACGGCGGCGCCAACGAAGCCTGCCTGAACATGCTGACCGACATCCAGAAGATGGGCGGCGTCTCCAAGGTCGGTGAGTTCATGGAAAAGGTCAAGGACAAGAACTCCGGCGTCAAGCTGATGGGTTTCGGCCACCGCGTGTACAAGAACTACGACCCCCGCGCCAAGCTCATGCAGGAAACCTGCAAGGAAGTGCTGGCCGAGCTGGGCCTGGAAAACGACCCGCTGTTCAAGCTGGCCATGGCCCTGGAAAAGATTGCCCTGGAAGACGACTACTTCGTCTCGCGCAAGCTGTACCCCAACGTCGATTTCTACTCCGGCATCGTGCAGCGCGCCATCGGCATCCCCACGCCGCTGTTCACCGCCGTGTTCGCCCTGGCGCGCACTTCGGGCTGGATCGCCCAGCTGAATGAAATGATTGGCGACCCCGAGTACAAAATCGGCCGCCCCCGCCAGCTGTTCACCGGCTCCGAGAAGCGCGACGTGCTGCCCATCGCTACTCGCTAA
- a CDS encoding succinate dehydrogenase assembly factor 2, protein MLGERALSKLRWRCRRGLLENDLYIDRFFQTFADTLTVSQGQAMLDLMDLSDNDLLDLHLARKPLAEVEPALDRSDVHEVLSMLRNR, encoded by the coding sequence TTGCTCGGTGAGCGGGCTCTGAGCAAACTGCGCTGGCGCTGCCGCCGCGGTTTGCTGGAAAACGACTTGTACATCGACCGCTTCTTCCAAACGTTTGCCGACACGCTAACCGTCAGCCAGGGGCAAGCAATGCTAGATCTAATGGATTTAAGTGACAACGATTTGCTGGACCTGCACTTGGCACGAAAGCCGCTTGCTGAAGTCGAACCTGCGCTGGACCGCAGTGACGTGCACGAAGTTTTAAGTATGTTGAGAAACCGCTGA
- a CDS encoding succinate dehydrogenase iron-sulfur subunit, translating into MTKRTFQIYRYDPDTDAKPYMQTIEIELDGHERMLLDALIKLKQQDPTLSFRRSCREGVCGSDAMNINGKNGLACLTNMLTLPGTIVLKPLPGLPVIRDLIVDMTDFFKQYNSIKPYLVNESLPPERERLQSPEERDELNGLYECILCASCSTSCPSFWWNPDKFVGPAGLLQAYRFIADSRDDSTAARLDNLEDPYRLFRCHTIMNCVDVCPKGLNPTKAIGKIKELMVRRAI; encoded by the coding sequence ATGACCAAACGCACCTTCCAGATCTACCGCTACGACCCGGACACCGATGCCAAGCCCTACATGCAGACTATCGAGATCGAACTCGACGGCCACGAACGCATGCTGCTGGACGCGCTGATCAAGCTCAAGCAACAAGACCCCACCCTGTCGTTCCGTCGCTCCTGCCGCGAAGGCGTGTGCGGCTCGGACGCAATGAACATCAACGGCAAGAACGGCCTGGCCTGCCTGACCAACATGCTCACGCTGCCCGGCACCATCGTGCTCAAGCCACTGCCCGGCCTGCCGGTGATCCGCGACCTGATCGTGGACATGACCGACTTCTTCAAGCAGTACAACTCGATCAAGCCCTACCTGGTCAACGAGAGCCTGCCGCCCGAGCGCGAACGCCTGCAAAGCCCGGAAGAGCGCGACGAGCTCAACGGCCTGTACGAGTGCATTCTGTGCGCCAGCTGCTCCACCAGCTGCCCCAGCTTCTGGTGGAACCCTGACAAGTTCGTCGGCCCTGCCGGTCTGCTGCAGGCCTACCGCTTCATCGCCGACAGCCGTGACGACAGCACCGCGGCGCGCCTGGACAACCTGGAAGACCCGTACCGCCTGTTCCGCTGCCACACCATCATGAACTGCGTGGACGTGTGCCCCAAGGGCCTGAACCCCACCAAGGCCATCGGCAAGATCAAAGAGCTGATGGTGCGTCGCGCCATCTAA